The Labrus bergylta chromosome 15, fLabBer1.1, whole genome shotgun sequence genome includes a region encoding these proteins:
- the cnr1 gene encoding cannabinoid receptor 1 produces the protein MKSVLDGVADTTFRTITSGLQFLGSNDASYEGPLNDVNFKGGFSMQKPLSAFRSNSFPDKVPGDEELILKNIPFPTNGTDLFSNRSTFRDESNTIQCGENFMDMECFMILTPSQQLAVAVLSLTLGTFTVLENVVVLCVILQSRTLRCRPSYHFIGSLAVADLLGSVIFVYSFLDFHVFHRKDSPNIFLFKLGGVTASFTASVGSLFLTAIDRYISIHRPLAYRRIVTRTKAVIAFCMMWSISIIIAVLPLLGWNCKRLNSVCSDIFPLIDENYLLFWIGITSVLVLFIIYAYIYILWKAHHHAVRMLSRTSQKSLVVYSADGTKVQTARPEQTRMDIRLAKTLVLILVVLVICWGPVLAIMVYDLFWRMDNDIKTVFAFCSMLCLLNSTVNPIIYALRSKDLRHAFLSSCHACRGSAQQLDNSLESDCQNRNANISANRAAESCVKTTVKIAKVTISVSTETSAEAV, from the coding sequence ATGAAGTCTGTGCTGGACGGTGTGGCCGACACCACCTTTCGGACTATTACATCTGGTTTACAGTTTCTGGGCTCCAACGATGCTAGCTACGAGGGCCCTCTCAACGATGTCAACTTCAAGGGCGGTTTCTCCATGCAGAAACCTTTATCTGCCTTTCGCAGCAACTCTTTCCCAGACAAAGTGCCCGGGGACGAGGAGCTCATCCTAAAGAACATCCCCTTCCCCACCAACGGCACAGACTTGTTCAGCAACAGGAGCACGTTCAGAGATGAGAGCAACACCATACAATGTGGGGAGAACTTTATGGACATGGAGTGTTTCATGATCCTGACGCCCAGCCAGCAGCTGGCCGTGGCTGTTTTGTCTCTGACTCTGGGAACTTTCACCGTGCTGGAGAACGTGGTGGTGCTCTGCGTCATCCTGCAGTCGCGGACTCTCCGCTGCAGACCGTCCTACCACTTCATCGGCAGTCTGGCTGTGGCTGACCTGCTGGGGAGCGTTATATTCGTCTACAGCTTTCTGGACTTCCATGTGTTTCATCGGAAGGACAGCCCCAATATTTTCCTCTTCAAGTTGGGCGGAGTCACGGCATCGTTCACCGCGTCTGTAGGGAGTCTTTTCCTCACCGCTATCGACCGCTACATCTCCATACACCGGCCTCTCGCCTACAGGCGTATTGTGACACGGACCAAGGCTGTCATTGCCTTTTGCATGATGTGGAGCATCTCCATCATCATAGCAGTGCTACCTCTGCTGGGCTGGAATTGTAAGCGCCTCAACTCTGTTTGCTCAGACATCTTCCCTCTGATTGACGAGAACTACCTGTTGTTCTGGATCGGCATAACCAGTGTCCTCGTTCTTTTCATCATCTATGCCTACATTTACATCCTGTGGAAAGCACACCACCACGCTGTGCGAATGCTGAGCCGCACCTCCCAGAAGAGCCTTGTCGTCTACTCCGCAGACGGGACTAAAGTGCAGACGGCGCGCCCGGAGCAGACTCGCATGGACATCCGTCTGGCCAAGACCCTGGTGCTTATCCTGGTGGTGCTGGTCATCTGCTGGGGCCCAGTGCTCGCCATCATGGTCTACGACCTCTTCTGGAGGATGGATAATGACATCAAGACGGTGTTCGCATTCTGCAGCATGCTCTGCCTCCTCAACTCCACCGTTAACCCCATCATCTACGCCTTGAGGAGCAAAGACCTGCGGCATGCTTTCCTCAGCTCCTGCCATGCCTGCAGGGGAAGCGCGCAGCAGTTGGACAATAGCCTCGAGTCGGACTGCCAGAACAGGAACGCCAACATTTCTGCCAACAGGGCTGCAGAGAGCTGCGTGAAGACCACTGTGAAAATAGCCAAAGTAACCATATCTGTGTCCACTGAAACTTCAGCAGAGGCCGTCTAA